One stretch of Streptomyces sp. A2-16 DNA includes these proteins:
- a CDS encoding type II CAAX endopeptidase family protein, giving the protein MQAEEGAVADSFPQKALSRRFFRDETLLVLGLSLGASGVSALISFVGSVTKPGGLKDQAATLNASAAPGRPWLDLAWQLFGIASALVPVLLVAHLLLREGQSLRTLGFDRTRPGPDLARGAGIAAVIGSTGIAFYLAARGLGFNLTVVPEALPDVWWKYPVLILSALQNAILEEVIVVGYLLRRLHQLGWTPGTALVASSVLRGSYHLYQGIGGFIGNMVMGVVFVYLYRRWGRVGPLVVAHSLLDIGAFVGYALLAGKVGWLPTA; this is encoded by the coding sequence GTGCAGGCGGAGGAAGGGGCAGTGGCCGATTCTTTTCCGCAGAAGGCGCTCTCGCGGAGATTCTTCCGTGACGAGACGCTGCTCGTTCTGGGGCTTTCGCTCGGTGCGAGCGGTGTGTCCGCGCTGATCAGTTTTGTCGGATCGGTCACCAAACCTGGGGGTCTCAAGGATCAGGCGGCGACTCTCAATGCCTCGGCCGCGCCCGGCCGTCCCTGGCTGGATCTCGCCTGGCAGCTCTTCGGGATCGCGTCGGCCCTGGTCCCGGTCCTGCTGGTCGCGCACCTCCTGCTGCGCGAGGGGCAGAGCCTGCGGACCCTCGGCTTCGACCGCACCCGGCCCGGCCCCGACCTGGCCCGCGGAGCCGGGATCGCCGCTGTGATCGGCAGCACCGGAATCGCCTTCTACCTGGCCGCGCGCGGCCTCGGCTTCAACCTCACCGTGGTGCCCGAGGCGCTGCCCGACGTGTGGTGGAAGTACCCCGTGCTGATCCTCTCGGCCCTGCAGAACGCGATCCTCGAAGAGGTCATCGTCGTCGGCTACCTGCTGCGCCGGCTGCACCAGTTGGGCTGGACCCCGGGCACCGCCCTGGTGGCCAGTTCCGTACTGCGCGGCAGCTACCACCTGTACCAGGGGATCGGTGGCTTCATCGGCAACATGGTGATGGGCGTGGTGTTCGTCTACCTGTACCGGCGGTGGGGCCGGGTGGGTCCCCTGGTGGTGGCGCATTCCCTGCTCGACATCGGTGCCTTCGTGGGGTACGCGCTGCTCGCCGGGAAAGTGGGCTGGCTGCCCACGGCCTGA
- a CDS encoding glutamate-cysteine ligase family protein gives MGEKVVAGQFDLSDRQRYRDKLRRCLTGLERLLAEQRFDRPKNLMGLEIELNLVGSDGMPRMLNGEVLERIASRDFQTELAMFNLEVNIAPHRLGGRVFDRLAEEIRTSLAYADRKAGELDAGIVMIGILPTLDRDDLVSSNLSDVDRYTLLNDQIVAARGEDFVLDIEGVERLTCTSKSIAPEAACTSVQLHLQVTPGRFADVWNAAQAVAGVQIAVGANSPFLFGRELWCESRPPLFQQSTDTRPPELQAQGVRPRTWFGERWISSAHDLFEENLRYFPALLPICDDEDPLEVLDEGAVPSLAELVLHNGTVYRWNRPVYGIADGVPHLRVENRVLPAGPTVTDVIANAAFYYGLVRALAEEPRPVWTRLPFEAAAANFDAACRHGIDARMTWPRRGRYGGTVEVDAVSLVRDELLPLAETGLAAWGIEPADRDLYLGVIEERCRRRTNGASWQTATFHRALEAGLSRDAALAATTRRYGELMHLGEPVHTWPVGLPEPAPLG, from the coding sequence ATGGGGGAGAAGGTCGTGGCAGGCCAGTTCGACCTGTCCGATCGCCAGCGCTACCGCGACAAGCTCCGAAGGTGTCTGACGGGGCTGGAGCGGCTCCTGGCGGAGCAGCGGTTCGACCGCCCCAAGAACCTGATGGGGCTGGAGATCGAACTGAATCTGGTCGGCAGCGACGGCATGCCGAGAATGTTGAACGGAGAGGTCCTCGAACGTATCGCAAGCCGAGATTTCCAAACAGAACTCGCCATGTTCAATCTGGAAGTCAACATAGCCCCACACCGGTTGGGAGGGCGGGTATTCGACCGGCTCGCGGAGGAAATCCGTACCTCGCTGGCATATGCCGACCGTAAAGCGGGCGAGCTCGACGCGGGAATCGTGATGATCGGCATTCTGCCGACCCTGGACCGGGACGACCTGGTCTCCTCCAACCTTTCCGACGTCGACCGCTACACCCTGCTCAACGACCAGATCGTGGCCGCGCGCGGCGAGGACTTCGTCCTCGACATCGAGGGGGTGGAGCGCCTCACCTGCACCTCGAAGTCCATCGCCCCGGAGGCCGCCTGCACCTCCGTGCAACTGCACCTCCAGGTCACCCCTGGCCGTTTCGCCGACGTGTGGAACGCCGCGCAGGCGGTGGCCGGCGTGCAGATAGCCGTCGGCGCCAACTCGCCCTTCCTGTTCGGCCGTGAGCTGTGGTGCGAGTCCCGGCCGCCGCTCTTCCAGCAGTCCACGGACACCCGCCCGCCGGAGCTCCAGGCCCAGGGAGTGCGGCCGCGCACCTGGTTCGGCGAGCGGTGGATCTCCTCGGCGCACGACCTCTTCGAGGAGAACCTGCGCTACTTCCCGGCCCTGCTGCCGATCTGCGACGACGAGGACCCGCTGGAGGTCCTCGACGAGGGCGCGGTGCCCTCGCTCGCCGAACTCGTCCTGCACAACGGCACGGTGTACCGCTGGAACCGGCCCGTCTACGGCATCGCGGACGGGGTCCCGCACCTGCGCGTCGAGAACCGCGTGCTGCCCGCCGGCCCGACCGTCACGGACGTCATCGCCAACGCGGCCTTCTACTACGGCCTCGTCCGCGCCCTCGCCGAGGAGCCGCGGCCGGTGTGGACCCGGCTGCCCTTCGAGGCGGCCGCGGCCAACTTCGACGCGGCCTGCCGCCACGGCATCGACGCGCGCATGACCTGGCCCCGGCGCGGTCGCTACGGCGGCACGGTCGAGGTCGACGCGGTGAGCCTCGTACGCGACGAACTGCTGCCGCTGGCCGAGACGGGGCTCGCGGCGTGGGGCATCGAGCCCGCCGACCGGGACCTGTATCTCGGGGTGATCGAGGAACGGTGCCGGCGCCGGACCAACGGGGCGTCCTGGCAGACGGCGACCTTCCACCGGGCACTGGAGGCGGGGCTGTCACGGGACGCGGCCCTGGCGGCCACGACACGGCGGTACGGCGAGCTGATGCACCTGGGAGAGCCGGTGCACACCTGGCCGGTGGGGCTGCCCGAGCCCGCCCCGCTGGGGTGA
- a CDS encoding LacI family DNA-binding transcriptional regulator — protein MTAGEADAGPRGRVTITEIARQAGVSVPTVSRVVNGRSDVSPHTRARVEELLQRYGYRKRPAAPGTRAALLDLVFNDLDSPWAVEIIRGVEEVAHAEGVGTVVSAIHGRSGDAREWMRNLRARASDGVILVTSALDTVLHAELRMLGVPLVVVDPAGSPALDAPTIGAANWSGGLAATEHLLSLGHRRIGLIAGPPRLLCSRARFDGYRAALEGAGLTFDESLVVPGDFHPESGFAGCEKLLALPEPPTAVFAASDQMALGAIEALRRRGLRVPEDMSVVGFDDLPEVRWSAPPLTTIRQPLADMGKLAVRTVLKLARDERPDTPRVELGTDLVIRSSTAPPRTL, from the coding sequence GTGACAGCAGGCGAGGCCGACGCCGGACCCCGGGGCAGAGTCACCATCACGGAGATCGCCCGGCAGGCCGGAGTCTCGGTGCCGACGGTGTCCCGGGTCGTCAACGGCCGCTCCGACGTCTCCCCGCACACCCGCGCCCGGGTCGAGGAACTGCTCCAGCGCTACGGCTACCGCAAACGCCCCGCGGCCCCCGGCACTCGCGCCGCCCTGCTCGACCTGGTCTTCAACGACCTCGACAGCCCCTGGGCCGTGGAGATCATCCGCGGGGTCGAGGAGGTCGCCCACGCGGAAGGTGTCGGCACCGTCGTCTCCGCGATCCACGGCCGCTCGGGCGACGCCCGCGAGTGGATGCGCAATCTGCGCGCCCGGGCCTCCGACGGGGTCATCCTGGTCACCTCGGCGCTGGACACGGTCCTCCACGCCGAGCTGCGCATGCTGGGCGTCCCGCTGGTGGTCGTCGACCCGGCCGGCTCCCCCGCGCTGGACGCCCCCACCATCGGCGCCGCCAACTGGTCGGGAGGGCTCGCGGCCACCGAGCATCTGCTGTCGCTGGGTCACCGCAGGATCGGCCTGATCGCGGGACCGCCCCGGCTGCTGTGCTCACGGGCCCGCTTCGACGGCTACCGTGCCGCTCTGGAGGGTGCCGGTCTCACCTTCGACGAGTCACTGGTGGTGCCCGGCGACTTCCATCCGGAGTCCGGCTTCGCGGGCTGCGAGAAGCTCCTCGCGCTGCCCGAGCCGCCGACCGCCGTCTTCGCGGCCAGCGATCAGATGGCCCTGGGCGCGATCGAGGCCCTGCGGCGACGCGGGCTCAGGGTCCCCGAGGACATGAGCGTGGTGGGTTTCGACGACCTTCCGGAAGTCCGCTGGTCCGCGCCCCCGCTCACGACCATCCGCCAGCCCCTCGCCGACATGGGCAAGCTGGCCGTCCGCACGGTCCTCAAACTGGCCCGCGACGAACGCCCGGACACCCCGCGCGTGGAACTGGGCACGGACCTGGTGATCCGCTCGAGCACCGCACCACCGAGGACCCTCTGA
- a CDS encoding PhzF family phenazine biosynthesis protein — MRIRIVDAFTDRPFAGNPAGVLLLDDAFPDDDRLQNIALEVNHAETAFAHRLPEGGEADWALRWFTPTTEVNMCGHATLATAHVLRTTGAHEGPVRFATRSGVLVAMPGEDGSITLDFPTAPLTPVALPEGVAEALGAEPLTAFDTGPNIGDLLLELAHEKTVHALRPDLKALAAYSTRGVIATARAENPDLGHDFVSRCFFPNVGIDEDPVTGSAHTALAPYWSERLGRAELTGLQASPRSGRVRTRLLGERTLLTGRAVTVIEGELLA; from the coding sequence ATGCGCATCCGAATCGTCGACGCCTTCACCGACCGTCCCTTCGCCGGCAACCCGGCCGGGGTTCTGCTCCTGGACGACGCCTTCCCGGACGACGACCGGCTCCAGAACATCGCGCTGGAGGTGAACCACGCAGAGACGGCCTTCGCCCACCGGCTCCCCGAAGGCGGTGAGGCCGACTGGGCGCTGCGGTGGTTCACGCCCACCACCGAGGTGAACATGTGCGGCCACGCGACGCTCGCCACGGCCCACGTCCTGCGCACCACCGGTGCCCACGAGGGTCCGGTGCGGTTCGCCACCCGCAGCGGGGTCCTCGTCGCCATGCCCGGCGAGGACGGCTCGATCACCCTGGACTTCCCCACCGCCCCGCTGACGCCGGTCGCGCTGCCCGAGGGCGTCGCCGAGGCGCTGGGCGCCGAGCCGCTCACGGCCTTCGACACCGGCCCGAACATCGGCGACCTGCTGCTCGAACTGGCCCACGAGAAGACCGTCCACGCCCTGCGCCCCGACCTCAAGGCCCTGGCCGCGTACTCCACGCGCGGCGTCATCGCCACGGCGCGCGCCGAGAACCCGGACCTGGGCCACGACTTCGTCTCCCGCTGCTTCTTCCCGAACGTCGGGATCGACGAGGACCCGGTCACCGGCAGCGCCCACACGGCACTGGCGCCCTACTGGTCGGAGCGGCTCGGCCGTGCCGAACTCACCGGCCTCCAGGCCTCGCCCCGCTCCGGCCGGGTGCGTACGCGGTTGCTCGGCGAGCGCACGCTTCTGACGGGCCGGGCGGTCACGGTCATCGAGGGCGAGCTGCTCGCCTGA
- a CDS encoding carbohydrate ABC transporter permease — translation MTSRTRGVRTLPLHVILVAVGAVMVVPLVYAVLSGFKSTDELSSNPFGLPKHWLTGNYTDILGGGEFWRLLGSSTLIAVGTTVLVVALSALAAFSFARFAFRGREALFTLFTMGLMFPFAVAVLPLFLLLRSLDLLDNPLGVILPQAAFGLPMTIIILRAFFREIPGELEEAATLDGCSSFGFFWRVLLPMARPALGTVSVLAVVTSWNNFMLPLLVFTDNTWWTLPIGVQQFQGQYSAEYARVFAYLVLAMVPALAFYSVAERQLVGGLTAGATKG, via the coding sequence GTGACCAGCCGTACAAGGGGCGTTCGGACCCTGCCGCTGCACGTGATCCTCGTCGCCGTCGGCGCGGTGATGGTCGTACCCCTCGTGTATGCCGTCCTGTCCGGGTTCAAGTCCACCGACGAGCTCTCCAGCAACCCCTTCGGCCTGCCGAAGCACTGGCTGACCGGCAACTACACCGACATCCTCGGCGGCGGCGAGTTCTGGCGGCTGCTCGGCAGCAGCACCCTGATCGCGGTCGGTACGACGGTGCTGGTGGTCGCCCTGTCCGCGCTGGCCGCCTTCTCCTTCGCCCGGTTCGCCTTCCGTGGCCGGGAAGCGCTGTTCACGCTCTTCACGATGGGGCTGATGTTCCCCTTCGCGGTGGCCGTGCTCCCGCTGTTCCTGCTGTTGCGCTCGCTCGATCTGCTGGACAACCCGCTGGGCGTGATCCTGCCGCAGGCCGCCTTCGGGCTGCCGATGACGATCATCATCCTGCGGGCCTTCTTCCGGGAGATCCCCGGCGAGCTGGAGGAGGCGGCCACCCTCGACGGGTGCAGCTCCTTCGGCTTCTTCTGGCGGGTGTTGCTGCCCATGGCACGGCCGGCGCTCGGCACGGTCTCGGTGCTCGCCGTCGTCACCAGCTGGAACAACTTCATGCTCCCGCTGCTGGTGTTCACCGACAACACATGGTGGACGCTGCCCATCGGTGTGCAGCAGTTCCAGGGGCAGTACTCCGCGGAGTACGCCCGGGTGTTCGCCTATCTCGTCCTGGCGATGGTTCCCGCCCTCGCCTTCTACTCGGTCGCCGAGCGTCAGCTCGTCGGCGGCCTCACCGCCGGTGCCACGAAGGGCTGA
- a CDS encoding substrate-binding and VWA domain-containing protein, producing the protein MGRHSLPDQYGAGGSDPRPRARRRTVAIATVLVLTVAGGTAAAVQGGLLSFGSSCQDEAVRLEVAASPDVAPALRSAAERAHDENLTSDGRCVDITVTARESYKVRDTLAAGKDPGAQVWVPDSDVWLEQISADGGATKVARVGNVASSPVGMAMVPAAAQSLGWPKKTYGWLELAGATLGGDSVKLGAADPARSASGLLALTRLSSAAGRVEGGATQAAAMMKTLSQRISDSDGQLVETLPRDSSGTEQGNPKRNQALVLSEQAAFAHNSSAESGDGLDFFYPKDGSPRLDYPYALVDETKLSTDESRAAIRFMTYLRKPEQEQLLTDRGFRTSDDQVSASLVAKAGGKVPQPYAAAADEPASATALQEALGTWTITVQSARITTVVDASSSMSETVPGTDRSRMDVTKASLLQALATFTQEDEIGLWKFSTKLDGDKDYKILVPTDRLGDSTGTGGTQRERLSAAFGDLEPVAGGATGLYDTTLAAYKAATSSYAEGKFNALVVLTDGVNQDPGSISRGALTSELERLSSPERPVPLIVIAVGPDADRAEAEQLAKATGGSGQQVNDPAQIHTVILKAIVAAGAQGGSGG; encoded by the coding sequence ATGGGACGTCACAGCTTGCCCGATCAGTATGGGGCGGGCGGCAGCGACCCCCGCCCACGAGCCCGCCGCCGCACCGTCGCCATCGCGACGGTGCTCGTCCTGACCGTCGCCGGCGGTACGGCCGCCGCCGTCCAGGGCGGTCTGCTCTCCTTCGGCTCCTCCTGCCAGGACGAGGCGGTACGGCTCGAGGTCGCCGCCTCCCCCGACGTGGCCCCCGCACTGCGCAGCGCGGCCGAGCGGGCCCACGACGAGAACCTCACCTCCGACGGGCGGTGCGTCGACATCACGGTGACGGCGCGCGAGTCGTACAAGGTCAGGGACACGCTCGCGGCCGGCAAGGACCCGGGTGCGCAGGTGTGGGTGCCGGACTCGGACGTGTGGCTGGAGCAGATCTCCGCGGACGGCGGCGCGACGAAGGTGGCCCGGGTGGGCAACGTGGCCTCCAGCCCGGTCGGGATGGCCATGGTGCCGGCCGCCGCGCAGTCGCTGGGCTGGCCGAAGAAGACGTACGGCTGGCTCGAGCTGGCGGGCGCCACCCTCGGGGGCGACTCCGTCAAGCTGGGCGCCGCCGACCCCGCGCGCAGCGCGTCCGGGCTGCTCGCCCTGACCCGGCTCAGCAGCGCGGCGGGCCGGGTGGAGGGCGGGGCGACGCAGGCCGCGGCGATGATGAAGACGCTCTCGCAGCGCATCTCCGACAGCGACGGCCAGCTCGTGGAGACGCTGCCGCGGGACTCCTCCGGCACCGAGCAGGGCAATCCGAAGCGCAACCAGGCACTGGTCCTGTCCGAGCAGGCGGCCTTCGCGCACAACTCCTCGGCGGAGTCCGGGGACGGTCTGGACTTCTTCTACCCGAAGGACGGTTCACCGCGGCTGGACTACCCGTACGCGCTCGTCGACGAGACCAAGCTGAGCACGGACGAGAGCCGGGCGGCGATCCGCTTCATGACGTATCTGCGCAAGCCCGAGCAGGAGCAGCTGCTGACGGACCGGGGGTTCAGGACCTCCGACGACCAGGTGTCGGCCTCGCTGGTCGCGAAGGCCGGCGGCAAGGTGCCGCAGCCGTACGCGGCGGCGGCCGATGAGCCCGCCTCCGCGACAGCGCTCCAGGAGGCCCTCGGCACCTGGACGATCACCGTGCAGAGCGCCCGGATCACCACGGTCGTCGACGCCTCCTCCTCGATGTCGGAAACCGTGCCGGGCACCGACCGCTCCCGGATGGACGTCACCAAGGCGTCCCTCCTCCAGGCGCTCGCCACCTTCACCCAGGAGGACGAGATCGGTCTGTGGAAGTTCTCCACGAAGCTCGACGGCGACAAGGACTACAAGATCCTCGTGCCGACGGACCGGCTGGGCGACAGCACGGGCACGGGCGGCACCCAACGGGAGCGGCTGTCGGCGGCGTTCGGCGACCTGGAGCCGGTCGCGGGCGGCGCGACGGGGTTGTACGACACCACGCTCGCCGCGTACAAGGCGGCGACGTCCTCCTACGCCGAGGGCAAGTTCAACGCGCTGGTGGTGCTGACCGACGGCGTCAATCAGGATCCCGGCAGCATCTCGCGCGGGGCGCTGACCTCGGAGCTGGAGAGGCTCTCCAGCCCCGAGCGCCCGGTCCCCCTCATCGTGATCGCGGTGGGCCCGGACGCCGACCGTGCGGAGGCCGAGCAGCTCGCCAAGGCCACCGGAGGCTCCGGCCAGCAGGTCAACGACCCCGCCCAGATCCACACGGTCATCCTGAAGGCCATCGTGGCGGCGGGAGCACAGGGCGGCAGCGGCGGCTGA
- a CDS encoding DUF5999 family protein gives MCQHQPPCPTADSTDRECARLMAHHPEQGWSLLCNGVLLFEDTGELLPDGRVIAPHRPLAGATAA, from the coding sequence ATGTGCCAGCACCAGCCACCGTGTCCCACCGCAGACTCCACCGACCGGGAATGCGCCCGCCTCATGGCGCACCACCCGGAACAGGGCTGGAGCCTGCTGTGCAACGGCGTTCTGCTCTTCGAGGACACCGGTGAGCTCCTGCCCGACGGCCGGGTCATCGCACCGCACCGCCCGCTCGCGGGGGCGACAGCCGCCTGA
- a CDS encoding endo-1,4-beta-xylanase, with product MRRNRLRLVGVLAAVLVVTGLGAPAQAHGKPVTLADLAQRHGRYFGSATDNPELVDEPYKKILGSEFDQITPGNGMKWYATEPQQGVFDFAKGDEIVNLARAHHQKVRGHTLVWHSQLPDWITSREWTAAELRPVLKKHIQTEVRHYRGKVFAWDVVNEAFNEDGTYRESVFYKTLGPGYIADALRWARQADPKVKLYLNDYNIEGIGAKSDAYYNLAKELKAQGVPLDGIGLQAHLALQYGYPTTLEDNLRRFSKLGLDTALTEVDIRMILPATEEKLAQQAEWYADLTDACLAVRRCVGITVWDYTDKYSWIPAFFDGQGAALPWDEQLQPKPAYHAIRAALK from the coding sequence ATGCGCAGGAACCGTCTCAGACTCGTCGGAGTGCTCGCCGCGGTCCTGGTCGTCACCGGGCTCGGCGCACCCGCCCAGGCCCATGGGAAGCCCGTCACACTGGCCGACCTCGCTCAACGTCACGGCCGTTACTTCGGCAGCGCCACGGACAACCCCGAGCTCGTCGACGAGCCGTACAAGAAGATCCTCGGCAGCGAGTTCGACCAGATCACGCCGGGCAACGGCATGAAGTGGTACGCCACCGAACCCCAGCAGGGCGTCTTCGACTTCGCCAAGGGCGACGAGATCGTCAACCTGGCCCGCGCGCACCACCAGAAGGTGCGCGGCCACACCCTCGTCTGGCACAGCCAGTTGCCCGACTGGATCACCTCGCGCGAGTGGACGGCGGCCGAGCTGAGGCCCGTACTGAAGAAGCACATCCAGACCGAGGTGCGGCACTACCGGGGCAAGGTGTTCGCCTGGGACGTCGTCAACGAGGCGTTCAACGAGGACGGCACGTATCGCGAGAGCGTCTTCTACAAGACCCTCGGCCCCGGCTACATCGCGGACGCCCTGCGGTGGGCCCGGCAGGCCGACCCCAAGGTCAAGCTGTACCTCAACGACTACAACATCGAGGGGATCGGGGCGAAGAGCGACGCCTACTACAACCTGGCCAAGGAGCTGAAGGCGCAGGGCGTCCCGCTCGACGGCATCGGTCTCCAGGCGCACCTGGCGCTCCAGTACGGCTATCCGACCACGCTGGAGGACAACCTTCGCCGCTTCTCGAAGCTGGGCCTGGACACCGCGCTCACCGAGGTCGACATCCGGATGATCCTGCCCGCGACCGAGGAGAAACTGGCCCAGCAGGCCGAGTGGTACGCGGACCTGACGGACGCGTGCCTCGCGGTGCGCCGGTGCGTGGGCATCACGGTGTGGGACTACACCGACAAGTACTCCTGGATTCCGGCGTTCTTCGACGGCCAGGGGGCGGCGCTGCCCTGGGACGAGCAGCTCCAGCCGAAACCGGCGTACCACGCGATCCGGGCGGCGCTGAAGTAG
- a CDS encoding sugar ABC transporter permease, whose amino-acid sequence MTSTFLADKRSGPGTDLPPPEVRARGRGRRRVLHWLTAVGFQLPALVLFIGMVLLPMLFALYAAFFRWGGFGMPSDYVGTDNFTDLFDNPVFLGDLWRCLVLVVLSLVLQLPFALAMAVLLNQRLRGRAVYRMLFFAPYVLSEAITGVLFSMVFAPDDGLADHVLGAVGLDGVGGLWFADPTYVMATLFLVMTWKYFGFHMMLYLAGLQSIPRELTEAALIDGAGAWQRFRNVTLPLLAPTLRISVFLSVIGAIQLFDLVWVITQGGPDHHSETMAVTMFQYGFKRYQVGYASAISVVMFGICLVFALAYQRFVLRRDLEGATTTMRGDGK is encoded by the coding sequence ATGACCTCCACGTTCCTCGCAGACAAGCGGAGCGGTCCGGGCACCGATCTCCCGCCCCCGGAAGTCAGGGCCCGGGGGCGGGGCCGTCGGCGCGTACTGCACTGGCTCACCGCGGTCGGCTTCCAGCTGCCCGCCCTGGTGCTGTTCATCGGCATGGTCCTGCTGCCGATGCTGTTCGCGCTGTACGCCGCCTTCTTCCGCTGGGGCGGCTTCGGCATGCCCTCCGACTACGTCGGCACGGACAACTTCACGGATCTCTTCGACAACCCGGTCTTCCTGGGCGACCTGTGGCGCTGCCTGGTCCTGGTCGTGCTCTCCCTCGTGCTCCAGCTGCCGTTCGCTCTCGCCATGGCGGTCCTGCTCAACCAGAGGCTGCGCGGCCGGGCCGTCTACCGGATGCTGTTCTTCGCGCCCTACGTCCTGTCCGAGGCGATCACGGGTGTGCTGTTCAGCATGGTCTTCGCCCCGGACGACGGTCTCGCCGACCACGTCCTGGGCGCGGTCGGGCTCGACGGCGTGGGCGGACTGTGGTTCGCCGACCCGACGTACGTCATGGCGACGCTCTTCCTCGTCATGACCTGGAAGTACTTCGGCTTCCACATGATGCTCTACCTGGCCGGACTCCAGTCGATCCCACGGGAGTTGACCGAAGCAGCGCTCATCGACGGCGCCGGCGCCTGGCAGCGGTTCCGCAACGTCACCCTGCCGCTGCTCGCGCCCACGCTGCGCATCAGCGTCTTCCTGTCCGTCATCGGAGCGATCCAGCTCTTCGACCTGGTCTGGGTGATCACCCAGGGCGGGCCCGACCATCACTCCGAGACGATGGCCGTGACCATGTTCCAGTACGGCTTCAAGCGCTACCAGGTCGGCTACGCCAGCGCGATCAGCGTGGTCATGTTCGGCATCTGCCTCGTCTTCGCCCTCGCCTACCAGCGGTTCGTGCTCCGCCGCGACCTCGAAGGGGCCACCACGACGATGAGGGGGGACGGCAAGTGA
- a CDS encoding alpha/beta hydrolase, which translates to MPFSSGIKARAIQLLLGRVMSRVHEDLRFTDIPARTETLRVDTGAGPVTCTVYRPSATTDTPAPVYVNFHGGGFVVARSQQDDHICRCIAATAGCVVINVDYAVAPQRPYPAAVTQAYDVTRWVAENGAAGGWDGSRLAVGGHSAGANLTAAVCRLARERGTFRPRLQILDSAPLDQVADPATKPSPVAKPLLTPQLMRIFTAAYVPDPADRAHPLVSPALADDLAGLPPALVITAENDRLREEGDAYAKALEAAGVPVTHRVFEGVDHYFTHTGPVPAGKEAIDLMATALRDALR; encoded by the coding sequence ATGCCGTTCAGCTCCGGAATCAAGGCCAGGGCGATTCAGCTCCTGCTCGGCCGCGTGATGTCCCGTGTGCACGAGGACCTGCGCTTCACCGACATTCCCGCGCGCACCGAGACCCTCCGGGTGGACACCGGCGCCGGGCCGGTGACGTGCACCGTCTACCGTCCGTCGGCCACCACCGACACGCCCGCCCCCGTGTACGTCAACTTCCACGGCGGCGGTTTCGTGGTCGCCCGCTCCCAGCAGGACGACCACATCTGCCGCTGCATCGCCGCCACGGCCGGCTGCGTCGTCATCAACGTCGACTACGCGGTCGCGCCGCAACGGCCGTACCCCGCAGCCGTCACCCAGGCCTACGACGTCACCCGGTGGGTCGCAGAGAACGGCGCCGCCGGTGGCTGGGACGGTTCACGGCTCGCCGTGGGCGGACACAGCGCCGGGGCCAACCTGACCGCCGCGGTGTGCCGCCTGGCCAGGGAGCGCGGAACCTTCCGGCCCCGGCTCCAGATCCTCGACTCGGCGCCGCTGGACCAGGTCGCGGACCCGGCCACCAAGCCGTCCCCCGTCGCCAAGCCGCTGCTCACCCCGCAGCTCATGCGGATCTTCACCGCCGCGTACGTCCCCGACCCCGCCGACCGCGCCCACCCTCTCGTCTCGCCCGCCCTCGCCGACGACCTCGCGGGCCTTCCGCCCGCCCTGGTCATCACCGCGGAGAACGACCGGCTGCGTGAGGAGGGGGACGCCTACGCCAAGGCTCTGGAGGCGGCCGGTGTCCCGGTCACCCACCGCGTCTTCGAGGGCGTCGACCACTACTTCACCCACACGGGGCCGGTGCCGGCGGGAAAGGAGGCCATCGACCTG